The segment TCGTGGTCCTGAGAACCAGGACTGTGTCGTGACTCGCATTCAGGCGTTGTTCCCGGAATGCCGCAGGTTTCCCACCGTACATCGGCTGGACATGGATACGTCTGGTATTCTGGTCCTGGGATTTACGGCACGGACCGTACGTGAACTCATTGAACAGTTCCAGCAGCGCAGCGTTGCCAAGCGGTATGAGGCCGTGCTCGACGGTCGGGTGGATAAGCCTGAGGGCGCAATCGAGTTATCCCTTCGGTTGGATCCGTATAATCGTCCTTATCAGATATATGATCCTATCCATGGCAAGTCCGCCCTGACACATTGGCGTAGGCTTGGCGAGGAGAATGGGCGTACACGTGTGGAGTTTACCCCCCATACCGGGCGGACCCATCAGCTGCGTGTTCATGCCTCGCATCCCTTGGGCCTTGATTGCCCCATTGTTGGTGATCGGCTTTATGGGACTGGCACTGCCCCCGGACAATTGAAACTGCATGCCAAATATCTGCGATTTATGCATCCCAAGACCAAGGAAATGATGGAGTTTTCAGTCCCTCCAGCATTCTAGGCCTACGGGGAATGCCTGCCGTGCGGTGCGTTATCCCTGTCGTGATGGTCCTGAACGCCACTCTATTTTTTCGGTAGTCCTGTTTTATGAGTTTGAATGACCGTTGCGGGTCATCAAGAGTTTTGCCATAAATCAAATCCAACAATGAGCATTAATACAAGGATAAACCAATGAGTAACGAGCCTGATAAGATTATCTATTCCATGCACAGGGTCAGCAAGCATTACGAAAAGCGCCCCATTCTCAAGGATATCTCCCTGTCTTATTTCTATGGCGCCAAGATTGGCGTGTTGGGTCTGAATGGCTCGGGTAAGAGCTCGTTGCTGAAGATTCTCGCTGGGGTGGATCAGGATTTTGAGGGTGAAACCCATATTTCTCCCGGATATACCATTGGATACCTGGAGCAGGAGCCGCTGGTGGACGAATCCCGTACCGTTCGCGAAGTGGTGGAAGAGGGCGTGGCGCAAATTGCTGCCCTGGTGAATGAGTTCAATGCAATCAACGAGAAGTTTGCGGAGCCCATGGAGCCGGAAGAGATGGACGCTCTGCTTGAGAAGCAGGCAAACGTGCAGGAAAAAATGGACGCTGCCGGTGCTTGGGATTTGGAATCCCGCCTGGAGATGGCCATGGACGCTTTGCGGTGCCCTCCCGGTGATACCCTTGTCTCCGTCATTTCCGGTGGTGAGCGTCGCCGTGTGGCTCTGTGCCGCTTACTGTTGCAAAAGCCTGATATCTTATTGCTGGATGAGCCCACCAACCATTTGGACGCCGAATCCGTCTCCTGGTTGGAACGGCATCTGAGTGATTACGCAGGCACCATCATTGCTGTGACCCATGATCGCTATTTCCTGGATAACGTGGCGGGGTGGATTCTGGAACTGGACAGCGGCAGAGGTATTCCCTGGAAGGGCAATTATTCGTCCTGGCTGGAGCAGAAGGAAAAGCGCTTGGCTAATGAGGCCAAGTCCGACGACAAGCGTCGCAAGACCCTGGCTCGCGAGTTGGAGTGGATTCGCATGTCACCCAAGGGCCGCCGTTCCAAAAGCAAGGCTCGCATTGCCGCCTATGAAGAATTGGCGGGGAACGAGAGCGAATCGAGAGGGCGCGAGCTTGAGCTGTTCATTCCACCCGGACCGCGTCTGGGGAAGACTGTGATCGAGGCCCAAGGTTTGCGCAAGCAGGCAGGCGACAAGCTGCTGGTAGAGGATATGAACTTTATCCTGCCCGCAGGCGGTATCATCGGTATTATCGGACCCAACGGTGCGGGTAAGACCACCTTGTTCAGGATGATCGCAGGTCAGGAAAAACCCGATGCCGGTGAACTGGTGCTGGGCAAGACCGTCCAGTGCGCCCATGTGGATCAGCATCGAAGTGCCCTGGGTGATGACATGACAGTGTTCGAGGCCATTTCAGGCGGACAGGAGACAATCCGCATGGGGACGCGTGAAATCAATGCCCGGGCCTATGTTGGAAAGTTCAATCTGACAGGATCCGATCAGCAGAAAAAATGCTCCGTTCTTTCGGGTGGTGAGCGCAACAGGGTGCATCTAGCTCTGATGCTCAAAGAGGGCGGCAACGTTCTGCTGCTTGACGAACCCACCAACGATTTGGATGTGAATACCATTCGAGCCTTGGAAGAGGCACTGTTGAATTTTGGTGGCTGTGTGCTGGTTGTCAGCCACGATCGTTGGTTCCTGGATCGTGTTGCAACACATATTCTGGCCTTTGAGGGTGATTCCAAGACCTATTTCTACGAGGGGTCCTATTCCGAGTACGAAGCGGACCGTAAGAAGCGCTTGGGCAAGGAAGCCGACCAGCCTCACCGTATCAAATACCGCAGACTGACCCGTTAGTGCCCTGAGTCTCTGCCCAAGGGCAAATACCCCGGAAATGTTGCTCGAGAGTGAAGGCCCTCCGCGAGAGTGGAGGGCCTTTTTTCGGTTGCTAAGTACCTGTTGAATTGGATTATTCAAAAAAATAAAATATATTTGTTTTTTCTTGTTGACAAAGCGGCAGGAAAGGTCGATGACTACCCAAGTCTGAATTGTCCAGCGGCACCCGGTTGAGGTGCGATCACACGAGTTGATCAGAGCTGGTTGAGTTAAATTCGAAGAACAAGGAGCTTTGGCACTTTGTGCAAAGGTCCTTTTTTTGTATGGCATGATGTGTGCCAGTTCTTGTTATTACTTATTTGTTGGAGTTTATTGAATGTCCAAGAGTCTTTATGTTGGAAATCTGCCCTGGTCCGCCACCGAGAGCGATGTGCGCAATGCTTTCGAGGCCTATGGTGAAGTTATGTCTGTCAAGCTGATCGAAGATCGCGAGACCGGTCGCCCCCGTGGCTTCGGTTTTGTTGAGATGGACGACCAGGGTGCTTTGGAGGCCGTTCAGGCTCTCGACGGCACTGATTTCGACGGTCGCAATATCAAAGTCAACGAAGCCAAGCCCCGCGAGCCCCGTCCGCGTTGGTAGCCATTGGCTGCTGAGTTGATTCTCAGTAATTTAGCCCATCCCTCTTTTGAGGGGTGGGCTTTTTTAATGCAATTTTTTGATGTACTCACTAGTTCGGTGGTAGATTTCTGTTTTGTTGAGAAGTGAACGGAGGCGTAAGGCCAGTGTGGGCGAGGATGGCATTGATTGCGACCACAATGATGGTTCTTGTCTGGACTCCCGTTTTGGGCAAAACTCCAGAGTCCGTTGTGCTTGTAACTCAAGATCTGTGCCCATATGGCTGTTCGGATGAGGAGGGTGTGTTTGACGGATTTTTTGTTAGAAAGGTCAGACGAGCCTTCGAGCAGATGGGTGTTTCACTCCAACTTGTCGTTGTTCCTTGGCGACGAGCTTTGCACATGGTTGAAGCGGGGGATGCTCAAGGGTACTTTCCAGCCTATCGAGGGGCCCAGCGAGATGCTGAGGGGCAGGTGTTTGTACAATTGGACGATGATGGATGGAACTGGTTTCTGCTTAGGGAGAGTCCTCTGGATCCTTTGGCGGACTCATTCAAGAAGTCGGCGAAAGTGGCAGGAATCCGGGGGGGAGCCATGCAGAAATGGCTTCAGGATAATGGCTACAATATGTCTAAATGCCCAGCAGCGGTCGGTGAGCTGGTAGAGATGCTTGTTGTGGGTCGTTTTGACGCCATCCTGGACAGCAGGCATACTGTCCAGGATATTCTGCGTCGAAGGGGACTTGAAAAGAAGGTCAGGGTTGTGCAGATGAAGACGAGCCCTTGGGGGTGTATTTTTCAAAGGAATTTGTTCACCGGTATCCGGACTTCCTGAAAACGTTTGGCTCCGCCATTGCGGCGGGCAAATGAACTTGCTGTTTTTTTAGCTTTTTTGGGGTGCAACACCCTCATCGATTGTTTCAGTTTAGAGCGATCCTTTTGTTTCGTTATTATCTTGCTACGCGTTAGATTGCCGTTGCCAAGTCCCGTTGCCATTTGAGGGCTAATACGGAACGGTATGCCTCTTGACCTTCAAAATATGCCTGAAGGCTGCTTCGAGTGTCCTTGCACATGTATTCCATCAGTGGCTGTGAAACGTATTGTGCTTTTTCGAGAGCCGAGGCGACCCACTTGTCCCAGACATGATAGTAATTATCGATATCGTCTGGACGGAGGACTTTGCGACAGTTGGGGCAATTGCAAGCTAGAGGTATTTCCTGGTCAATGTTGAACAACCCATATTCATCGCAAATTTCTTCGCCCTCGAAGATGTCGCGAATGGCAATTTCAAAGCCGTACCCTGTGCTGATGGTGTTGCAGTTGCAACGGTGGTTCACGTATTTGGCGTTGTCCCAGCTCAGAATACGAATTCCTTTTTCATCAATGTAAGAATACTTGTCCACGATCCCCTGATGAAGGTGATCCAAAGTGTTGAAGGCTGATTCCGGCAGTTCGATTTCGAGGCAATCTTTGACGTAGACGATGGTGCCCTTGGGAATGTCTGCGGTTGCGAACACTCCGTTGCCAATGTGGGAATTCACGAATTGCAATGTCGTGTACGGATGAATCATTCGTGCGTCCTCTTCGGATTGTGCCTGTGCCGTGGGCCTGATGCTTCTGGCCAGATGCGTCACGTGGAAAGGGGTAACGAGGAAGAACCATTTTCTTCCATATGTCATGGGTCTTGAGCCAGTTTGTCAGATGTGGAAACCGTGTCGGAGCGTTTTATGCCTCGGGCAGGATGAGCCTGAGCAATTCGAATGCCATTTTTAATGCTCTGTAATTAATGAATATATTTTTACATTGGGGAGTATTGAGATCAACGTGTTCCGGTTCGCGGTTATGAGACTTCCTAAAAGCTTGGGCCGGAGTGTTGCTGTGTGCACAGTCTGTCGTTGGCCCCAGTGACAAGAGTGAG is part of the Desulfovibrio ferrophilus genome and harbors:
- a CDS encoding RluA family pseudouridine synthase — encoded protein: MSDKPELDILFSDSKLVVVNKPSGLLSVPGRGPENQDCVVTRIQALFPECRRFPTVHRLDMDTSGILVLGFTARTVRELIEQFQQRSVAKRYEAVLDGRVDKPEGAIELSLRLDPYNRPYQIYDPIHGKSALTHWRRLGEENGRTRVEFTPHTGRTHQLRVHASHPLGLDCPIVGDRLYGTGTAPGQLKLHAKYLRFMHPKTKEMMEFSVPPAF
- the ettA gene encoding energy-dependent translational throttle protein EttA gives rise to the protein MSNEPDKIIYSMHRVSKHYEKRPILKDISLSYFYGAKIGVLGLNGSGKSSLLKILAGVDQDFEGETHISPGYTIGYLEQEPLVDESRTVREVVEEGVAQIAALVNEFNAINEKFAEPMEPEEMDALLEKQANVQEKMDAAGAWDLESRLEMAMDALRCPPGDTLVSVISGGERRRVALCRLLLQKPDILLLDEPTNHLDAESVSWLERHLSDYAGTIIAVTHDRYFLDNVAGWILELDSGRGIPWKGNYSSWLEQKEKRLANEAKSDDKRRKTLARELEWIRMSPKGRRSKSKARIAAYEELAGNESESRGRELELFIPPGPRLGKTVIEAQGLRKQAGDKLLVEDMNFILPAGGIIGIIGPNGAGKTTLFRMIAGQEKPDAGELVLGKTVQCAHVDQHRSALGDDMTVFEAISGGQETIRMGTREINARAYVGKFNLTGSDQQKKCSVLSGGERNRVHLALMLKEGGNVLLLDEPTNDLDVNTIRALEEALLNFGGCVLVVSHDRWFLDRVATHILAFEGDSKTYFYEGSYSEYEADRKKRLGKEADQPHRIKYRRLTR
- a CDS encoding RNA recognition motif domain-containing protein, which produces MSKSLYVGNLPWSATESDVRNAFEAYGEVMSVKLIEDRETGRPRGFGFVEMDDQGALEAVQALDGTDFDGRNIKVNEAKPREPRPRW
- a CDS encoding substrate-binding periplasmic protein, which encodes MIATTMMVLVWTPVLGKTPESVVLVTQDLCPYGCSDEEGVFDGFFVRKVRRAFEQMGVSLQLVVVPWRRALHMVEAGDAQGYFPAYRGAQRDAEGQVFVQLDDDGWNWFLLRESPLDPLADSFKKSAKVAGIRGGAMQKWLQDNGYNMSKCPAAVGELVEMLVVGRFDAILDSRHTVQDILRRRGLEKKVRVVQMKTSPWGCIFQRNLFTGIRTS
- a CDS encoding SET domain-containing protein is translated as MIHPYTTLQFVNSHIGNGVFATADIPKGTIVYVKDCLEIELPESAFNTLDHLHQGIVDKYSYIDEKGIRILSWDNAKYVNHRCNCNTISTGYGFEIAIRDIFEGEEICDEYGLFNIDQEIPLACNCPNCRKVLRPDDIDNYYHVWDKWVASALEKAQYVSQPLMEYMCKDTRSSLQAYFEGQEAYRSVLALKWQRDLATAI